In the Lepus europaeus isolate LE1 chromosome 18, mLepTim1.pri, whole genome shotgun sequence genome, one interval contains:
- the CA4 gene encoding carbonic anhydrase 4: protein MQLLFALLALGALRPLAGEESHWCYEIQASNYSCLGPDRWQEDCQKSRQSPINIVTTKAEVDHSLGPFHFSGYEQRKARVVENNGHSVMVLLGDEEISISGGGLPARYRATQLHLHWSRELDRGSEHSLDGERSAMEMHIVHQKETGTSGNEAQDSEDSIAVLAFLVEAGPTENEGFQPLVTALSAVPTPGINTTMAPSSLWDLLPPEEELRHYFRYMGSLTTPACSETVVWTVFQEPIRLHRDQILEFSSKLYYDQERKINMMDNVRPLQHLGDRSVFKSQAAGRLLPLSLPTLLVPTLSCVMAGLLR, encoded by the exons ATGCAGCTACTGTTCGCACTCCTGGCCCTCGGCGCGCTCCGGCCCCTGGCCGGCGAAG AGTCACACTGGTGCTATGAGATTCAAGCCTCTAACTACTCCTGCCTGG GGCCAGACAGGTGGCAGGAGGACTGCCAGAAGAGCCGCCAGTCCCCCATCAACATCGTCACCACCAAGGCAGAGGTGGACCACAGCCTGGGACCCTTCCACTTCTCCGGCTATGAGCAGAGGAAAGCACGAGTCGTGGAGAACAACGGGCACTCAG TGATGGTGTTGCTGGGGGACGAGGAGATCTCCATTAGTGGAGGAGGACTGCCTGCCCGGTACCGAGCCACGCAGCTGCACCTGCACTGGTCCCGGGAGCTGGACAGGGGCTCGGAGCACAGCCTTGACGGGGAGCGCTCTGCCATGGAG ATGCACATAGTCCACCAGAAGGAGACGGGGACCTCCGGGAACGAGGCGCAGGACTCTGAAGACTCGATAGCGGTGCTGGCCTTCCTGGTGGAG GCCGGACCCACGGAGAATGAGGGCTTCCAACCCCTAGTGACAGCTCTGTCTGCTGTCCCCACCCCTG GCATAAACACCACGATGGCCCCGAGCAGCCTGTGGGACCTGCTGCCCCCGGAGGAGGAGCTCAGGCACTACTTCCGCTACATGGGCTCCCTCACCACGCCGGCCTGCAGCGAGACGGTTGTCTGGACTGTGTTCCAGGAGCCCATTCGGCTCCACAGAGACCAG ATCCTGGAGTTCTCGAGCAAGCTCTACTATGACCAGGAGCGGAAGATAAACATGATGGACAACGTCAGGCCGCTGCAGCACCTGGGGGACCGCTCGGTGTTTAAGTCACAGGCTGCAGGCCGGCTGCTACCCTTGTCCCTGCCTACTCTGCTGGTCCCCACACTCTCCTGCGTGATGGCTGGCCTCCTCCGATGA